One Fontisphaera persica DNA window includes the following coding sequences:
- a CDS encoding uroporphyrinogen decarboxylase family protein, translated as MDTEKLYQERLRRYVAAMRHEQPDMIPIRPFVAEFTAKYAGYTCQEVTHDFEKAFEAARICARDFDWDAIVPNMVYVWTGLTQAMGLRYYGIPGIGMPPDTGFNYIEPPEDEAFMRADEYDALIEDPTGFLYNVWFPRVCAEACRIGDPCTYRNNLAYVKGGMAMLHYFHSFGRQIALMRSECGTPSAIAGIFKAPFDIIADKLRGYVGLTMDMHEQPDKVLKACEALAPHLCHVGLTTADPEKKLPIGFWMHRGCVPFITPAQFKSHYWPTLKPIIEEFWKNGYQTLFYAEGNWNAHLDDFATLPERSMVYHVDRADIFEVHRKLGHRFCLSGGIPNVLLSYGKPEEVRQFCRKVAQEVARDGGYIADASAIMQNDTSIENMRAFTQAFREYGQYSGPAYTPSLPEPHRDDPSRQGLRGLEGWPVTRRRPGVCLPWEDKVKELPEITGDAELVKRIWEMTDSFGNLFIWQVLLSF; from the coding sequence ATGGATACGGAAAAATTATACCAGGAGCGCCTGCGTCGTTACGTGGCGGCCATGCGCCATGAGCAGCCCGACATGATTCCCATCCGTCCCTTTGTGGCGGAGTTCACCGCAAAATATGCGGGGTACACCTGCCAGGAGGTGACCCATGATTTTGAAAAGGCCTTTGAGGCTGCCCGCATTTGCGCCCGTGATTTTGACTGGGATGCCATTGTGCCCAACATGGTATATGTCTGGACCGGACTGACCCAGGCGATGGGCTTGCGATATTATGGCATCCCGGGAATTGGGATGCCGCCAGACACCGGGTTCAATTACATCGAGCCGCCGGAAGATGAGGCATTCATGCGCGCCGATGAGTATGACGCGCTCATTGAAGACCCCACTGGTTTCCTTTATAATGTGTGGTTTCCTCGCGTTTGCGCCGAGGCTTGCCGCATTGGCGATCCCTGCACGTATCGCAACAACCTGGCCTATGTCAAAGGCGGCATGGCCATGTTGCATTACTTCCACAGTTTTGGCCGGCAAATTGCGTTGATGCGCTCGGAATGCGGCACCCCTTCCGCCATTGCCGGCATTTTCAAGGCGCCATTCGACATCATCGCTGATAAGTTGCGCGGCTATGTGGGACTGACGATGGACATGCATGAGCAGCCGGACAAGGTATTGAAGGCGTGCGAAGCCCTGGCGCCCCACCTCTGCCATGTTGGCCTGACCACAGCCGACCCGGAGAAAAAGCTGCCCATTGGTTTTTGGATGCACCGGGGATGCGTGCCATTCATTACTCCGGCTCAGTTCAAGTCGCATTACTGGCCCACGCTGAAGCCGATTATCGAGGAGTTCTGGAAAAACGGATACCAGACGCTGTTTTACGCCGAGGGCAATTGGAATGCGCATCTGGATGACTTTGCCACCCTGCCCGAGCGCAGCATGGTCTATCACGTGGACCGGGCGGATATTTTCGAGGTGCACCGCAAGCTGGGACATAGATTCTGCCTGAGCGGTGGCATTCCCAATGTATTGTTGAGTTATGGCAAACCGGAAGAGGTACGGCAATTTTGCCGCAAGGTGGCCCAGGAGGTGGCCCGTGACGGGGGTTACATTGCCGACGCCAGTGCCATCATGCAAAACGATACCAGCATCGAGAACATGCGGGCGTTCACCCAGGCCTTCCGGGAGTATGGCCAGTACTCCGGTCCCGCCTACACTCCCTCCTTGCCGGAGCCACACCGTGACGACCCCTCACGCCAAGGATTGCGCGGTCTGGAGGGCTGGCCTGTCACCCGCCGCCGCCCCGGCGTTTGTCTCCCATGGGAGGACAAGGTGAAGGAGTTGCCGGAGATTACCGGCGATGCCGAGCTGGTGAAGCGTATTTGGGAAATGACTGACAGTT
- a CDS encoding uracil-DNA glycosylase family protein has protein sequence MQHLLEEVRACRLCEAQLPLPPRPILHVSRTARLLIVGQAPGLRVHETGIPWNDPSGDRLREWLQMSRAFFYDARRIAIIPTGLCYPGKGRSGDLPPRPECAPKWHPPLRAALPEIKLTLLIGAYAQAYYLGPRRYASLAETVRHWREYLPAFFPLPHPSPRNRRWLAQRPWFEREVLPALRQEVQRVLEGL, from the coding sequence CTGCAACATTTGCTTGAGGAAGTCCGCGCCTGCCGACTGTGCGAGGCGCAGCTTCCCCTGCCCCCTCGCCCCATCCTTCATGTCTCGCGCACAGCTCGGCTGTTAATTGTCGGACAGGCTCCTGGGCTTCGCGTACACGAAACTGGCATTCCCTGGAATGACCCTTCCGGAGACCGTCTGAGGGAGTGGCTTCAAATGTCACGTGCGTTTTTTTACGATGCACGGCGCATTGCCATCATCCCCACCGGCTTGTGCTATCCCGGCAAAGGGCGGTCAGGCGACCTGCCCCCACGCCCGGAATGTGCGCCCAAATGGCATCCGCCGCTGCGGGCGGCCCTGCCAGAAATCAAGCTAACCCTCCTGATTGGGGCTTATGCCCAAGCCTATTATTTAGGGCCTCGCCGTTACGCCTCGCTGGCTGAGACCGTGCGCCACTGGCGGGAATATTTGCCGGCGTTTTTCCCCTTGCCCCATCCCAGTCCCCGAAACCGCCGATGGCTGGCCCAGCGTCCATGGTTTGAGCGGGAAGTTTTGCCCGCCCTGCGGCAGGAGGTGCAGAGGGTACTGGAGGGTCTTTAA
- the queD gene encoding 6-carboxytetrahydropterin synthase QueD yields the protein MQMELRKSFQFEAAHRLPLLPKKHKCHRLHGHSFQVEIVVAGECDPKLGWLMDYADISAAFKPLWEKLDHRYLNEIPGLENPTSENIAVWIWRRLKPRLPQLTEVVVAETCTARCVYRGQ from the coding sequence ATGCAGATGGAATTACGTAAAAGCTTTCAATTCGAGGCTGCGCACCGCCTCCCTTTGTTGCCCAAGAAGCACAAATGCCATCGCCTGCATGGCCATAGTTTTCAAGTGGAGATTGTGGTGGCGGGCGAATGTGACCCCAAACTGGGCTGGCTGATGGATTACGCGGATATTTCGGCGGCGTTCAAGCCATTATGGGAAAAACTGGACCATCGTTATCTCAATGAAATCCCCGGGCTGGAGAATCCGACGAGTGAAAACATCGCGGTGTGGATTTGGCGGCGATTAAAACCGCGGCTGCCCCAGCTCACGGAAGTGGTGGTTGCCGAAACGTGCACCGCGCGCTGCGTGTACCGTGGCCAGTGA
- a CDS encoding aldo/keto reductase, with the protein MEITRTAFGTWNGGRFMNFGVPIEEERYQKLVHLAFYRGIRTFITADVYGTGAADELLGRSLRGLPRSEYALVAAIGHDFYQGRREGSKGYPRFTDERLRLPAEYADYLRMATEKCLARVGVDSFDCVLLHNPDYIGYSSEKVWKGMERLMDAGLTNSVGVAPGPANGFTLDLLLNFHRFDGLVKWAMIILNPLEPWPGTLCLRAAQAHGVKTITRVVDCGGLFHDDVKPGHAFPPQDHRVFRPAGWVEEGNRKLELMRPYARKHGLTMLQLASVWNLGHPSVSCVVPTLIEELDGHKSIEQKACELAETPEIKLSEEELTAIEAIGQNRGCMHLKGGNPEHQGAALPDRWGLTPDLELMAQQWGIRPQEDLVCTVATAT; encoded by the coding sequence ATGGAAATTACCAGAACGGCTTTCGGCACTTGGAATGGCGGGCGTTTCATGAATTTCGGAGTGCCTATTGAGGAAGAACGCTACCAGAAACTGGTGCATCTGGCCTTTTATCGCGGCATTCGCACGTTCATCACCGCGGACGTCTATGGCACGGGCGCAGCCGATGAATTGCTGGGACGCTCCTTGCGGGGCCTGCCGCGCTCCGAATACGCCCTGGTGGCGGCCATTGGCCACGATTTTTATCAAGGCCGCCGGGAAGGCTCCAAAGGATATCCACGTTTTACTGATGAACGCCTGCGTTTGCCCGCTGAATACGCGGATTACCTGCGTATGGCCACCGAGAAATGTCTTGCGCGAGTGGGCGTGGACTCATTCGACTGCGTGCTTCTGCATAATCCGGATTACATCGGGTACAGCTCGGAAAAGGTATGGAAAGGCATGGAGCGCCTGATGGACGCGGGATTAACCAACAGCGTTGGAGTGGCTCCCGGGCCGGCCAATGGCTTTACCTTGGATTTGCTGCTTAATTTTCATCGTTTCGATGGACTCGTGAAATGGGCCATGATCATTCTCAATCCGCTGGAACCTTGGCCGGGAACCTTGTGCCTGCGGGCCGCCCAAGCTCACGGGGTTAAAACCATCACCCGCGTGGTGGATTGTGGCGGTCTATTTCACGATGATGTCAAACCGGGACATGCTTTTCCTCCGCAGGACCATCGCGTTTTCAGACCTGCTGGATGGGTGGAGGAGGGCAATCGGAAACTGGAATTGATGCGGCCCTATGCCAGGAAACACGGCCTGACCATGCTGCAACTAGCCAGTGTTTGGAATCTGGGGCATCCCTCCGTTTCGTGCGTGGTCCCCACCCTCATTGAAGAGCTCGACGGGCATAAATCCATTGAACAAAAGGCCTGTGAGTTGGCCGAAACTCCGGAGATTAAACTATCTGAAGAGGAATTAACGGCCATTGAGGCGATAGGACAAAACCGCGGATGCATGCACCTGAAGGGCGGCAATCCGGAGCACCAGGGCGCAGCGCTGCCAGACCGTTGGGGTTTAACCCCCGATTTGGAGCTTATGGCCCAGCAATGGGGAATTCGCCCTCAGGAAGACTTGGTATGCACTGTCGCCACCGCCACTTAA
- a CDS encoding inorganic phosphate transporter: MLLVLSVLLVALIFEYINGFHDTANAIATSVATKVMTPAQAILLASAMNLVGALMGTAVAKTIGQGLVDTTYINSMAILCALGGAIAWNLFTWWIGLPSSSSHALIGGLCGAALAASHNNWKAIKWIEVKSAAVTKWVAAPQNVLDSIATMNLPAGTNAVQLGTNLVHLVIPPAGDGPVMMETTRTVLTYGGLWPKVIKPMFLAPTMGIVCGFLLMGLLLLLLRKVHPRIVNQVFGKSQLFSAAWMSYEHGRNDAQKTMGIIALTLYTATQSRVFADLPPELSFLRTEKFEIATWVKVICAITIAAGTAAGGWKIIKTMGKNVVKMQPIHGFAAQTTAAAVIGVATHYGIPLSTTHVISGSIMGVGATKRFNAVKWSVAERMLWAWIMTIPITAGLAYALMRISQWG; the protein is encoded by the coding sequence ATGTTGCTGGTGCTTTCTGTTCTGCTGGTGGCGTTGATATTCGAGTATATCAACGGTTTCCACGACACCGCCAATGCCATAGCCACTTCCGTGGCCACCAAGGTCATGACCCCGGCCCAAGCCATACTTTTGGCTTCGGCCATGAACCTGGTGGGGGCCTTAATGGGCACGGCGGTGGCCAAAACCATCGGGCAAGGGTTGGTGGATACCACCTACATCAATTCCATGGCCATTTTATGTGCCTTGGGAGGGGCGATTGCCTGGAATCTTTTCACCTGGTGGATTGGCCTGCCTTCCAGCAGCAGCCATGCGTTGATTGGTGGTTTGTGCGGCGCGGCTCTGGCCGCCTCACATAATAACTGGAAAGCGATTAAATGGATTGAGGTGAAAAGCGCCGCCGTTACCAAATGGGTGGCAGCCCCGCAAAACGTGCTCGATTCCATCGCCACCATGAATCTGCCGGCAGGCACCAACGCGGTGCAATTAGGCACCAATTTGGTTCACCTTGTGATTCCCCCGGCAGGCGATGGGCCAGTGATGATGGAAACTACCCGCACCGTTCTGACGTACGGTGGTCTATGGCCCAAGGTCATCAAACCCATGTTCCTGGCTCCCACGATGGGCATTGTTTGCGGCTTTTTATTGATGGGGCTTTTGCTGCTGCTTTTGCGCAAGGTTCATCCCCGCATCGTCAACCAGGTATTTGGCAAATCCCAGCTTTTCAGCGCGGCGTGGATGAGTTACGAGCATGGGCGCAATGACGCCCAGAAGACCATGGGCATCATTGCCTTGACCCTTTACACCGCCACCCAATCACGGGTGTTTGCTGATTTACCCCCCGAATTAAGCTTTCTGCGGACGGAAAAGTTTGAAATTGCCACTTGGGTCAAGGTGATTTGTGCCATCACCATTGCCGCGGGAACTGCGGCCGGCGGCTGGAAAATCATCAAAACCATGGGCAAAAATGTCGTCAAAATGCAGCCTATTCATGGATTTGCCGCCCAAACCACCGCCGCCGCCGTGATTGGTGTGGCCACCCATTATGGCATTCCTCTGTCCACCACCCACGTGATTTCCGGCTCCATCATGGGCGTGGGCGCCACCAAACGGTTCAACGCGGTAAAGTGGAGTGTGGCCGAACGGATGTTATGGGCATGGATTATGACGATTCCCATTACAGCCGGTCTGGCTTATGCCCTGATGCGAATTTCCCAGTGGGGTTAA
- a CDS encoding DUF47 domain-containing protein, with translation MLSLQRLLGHDKQFFDLLEASAQESHASVLALKQLLQKPDKASLEAFAALRRKDKRITNEIHELLCRTFVTALEREDIQDLASALYKIPKIIEKFAERLMCAHDRLQGVDFTRHTALLEEATATLIQMLKELRAMHLREMVSLSNRLREIEAEGDRFLNELHSQLYSGKVDPLNAIILKDLYELLEKALDRSRSAGNVMARIALKHS, from the coding sequence ATGTTATCGCTGCAGCGCCTTTTAGGGCACGATAAACAATTTTTCGATCTCCTGGAAGCTAGTGCGCAGGAATCTCATGCCAGCGTGCTGGCCCTGAAGCAACTATTGCAAAAACCCGACAAGGCCAGCTTGGAAGCCTTCGCAGCCCTGCGGCGCAAGGACAAAAGGATTACCAACGAAATCCATGAGCTTTTATGCCGAACTTTCGTGACCGCGCTGGAACGGGAGGATATTCAGGATTTGGCCAGTGCCTTGTATAAAATCCCCAAAATTATTGAAAAATTTGCCGAGCGCCTCATGTGCGCCCATGACCGGCTCCAAGGGGTGGATTTTACGCGCCACACGGCTTTGTTGGAGGAGGCCACTGCCACTCTGATTCAGATGCTTAAAGAGTTGCGGGCCATGCACTTGCGAGAGATGGTAAGCCTGAGCAACCGCTTGCGTGAAATTGAAGCGGAAGGAGATCGTTTTCTCAATGAACTTCATTCTCAGCTTTATTCCGGCAAGGTGGATCCCCTCAACGCCATTATCTTGAAAGATTTGTACGAGCTTCTCGAAAAAGCGCTGGACCGCAGCCGGTCGGCAGGCAATGTCATGGCACGCATCGCCTTGAAGCATTCTTGA
- a CDS encoding acyl-CoA reductase: MNLPDYFLVDLPPEASLSPDLVREACQTLRKNRETYLLHRDTASLIRTLSELGASWLDAQYPFRQKALQEGPAATGFSAPVLQDGLDSFFRQLNEANLRALVEQDLGHVDRLDRLVSSESERRSGIQAMATGPALMFHVTAGTLPIPALMSMVLGLLIRSSQFVKCASGAAFIPRLFGHSLYELDPKLGACLEIAQWRGGTASFENILLREADCVTATGSDETLQSLRRQVPPGVRFLAYGHRISFGFVCREELSPSAAKQWSSRAARDVAAWDQLGCLSPHVIYVEREGRITPEQWAEMLATELAGLEKTMPRGPAPLEVSAAIASRRAFYALRAAASPDTRSWQSEGSTAWTVVYEADPRFQLSCLHRFIYVKGVEHLEEALQGADEVRSKISTVGVAASAQRLPEIALRLAAWGAPRVCPLGQMQKPPLTWRHDGRPALGDLIGWTQLEM; encoded by the coding sequence ATGAATTTGCCAGATTACTTTTTGGTGGACCTGCCCCCCGAGGCCTCGCTCTCGCCAGACCTCGTGCGCGAGGCATGCCAAACCTTGCGAAAAAATCGCGAGACCTATCTACTGCATCGCGATACCGCGAGCTTGATTCGCACGCTGTCCGAGTTGGGGGCTTCCTGGCTTGATGCCCAGTACCCTTTTCGGCAGAAAGCGTTGCAGGAAGGCCCGGCCGCGACAGGTTTCTCGGCGCCGGTTTTACAAGACGGTCTGGACAGCTTTTTCCGCCAGCTTAACGAGGCCAATTTACGCGCGCTGGTGGAACAGGACCTCGGGCATGTGGACCGGCTGGACCGGCTGGTGTCCTCTGAATCGGAACGCCGCAGTGGCATCCAAGCCATGGCCACCGGGCCGGCGCTCATGTTCCATGTTACTGCCGGCACACTGCCCATCCCCGCGCTGATGAGCATGGTGCTTGGCTTGCTGATCCGCTCAAGTCAGTTCGTCAAATGTGCCAGCGGCGCCGCGTTCATCCCCCGCCTGTTTGGTCATTCCCTTTACGAATTGGACCCTAAATTGGGGGCGTGTTTGGAGATTGCCCAGTGGCGGGGGGGTACAGCCAGCTTTGAAAATATTCTCTTGCGAGAGGCAGATTGTGTAACAGCCACCGGCAGCGATGAGACCCTCCAATCGCTGCGCCGACAAGTGCCTCCGGGCGTTCGTTTTCTGGCCTATGGCCATCGCATCAGTTTCGGGTTTGTCTGCCGGGAAGAGCTAAGCCCGTCAGCCGCCAAGCAGTGGAGCTCCCGCGCGGCAAGGGATGTGGCCGCCTGGGACCAGTTGGGCTGCCTGTCTCCGCATGTTATCTATGTTGAGCGCGAAGGACGGATAACCCCTGAGCAATGGGCGGAAATGCTGGCGACCGAGCTGGCCGGTCTGGAAAAAACGATGCCCCGCGGGCCAGCCCCACTGGAAGTTTCGGCAGCCATTGCCAGCCGCCGGGCTTTTTATGCATTGCGGGCGGCAGCCTCGCCGGACACGCGCAGTTGGCAAAGCGAAGGCAGCACGGCCTGGACGGTGGTTTATGAGGCCGACCCGCGTTTTCAGCTCTCGTGCCTCCACCGCTTTATCTACGTCAAAGGGGTGGAACATTTGGAAGAGGCGCTGCAAGGGGCGGATGAAGTGCGGAGTAAAATATCCACGGTGGGCGTGGCCGCCAGTGCGCAGCGCCTGCCGGAGATTGCGCTGCGCCTGGCCGCGTGGGGGGCGCCGCGGGTGTGTCCCTTGGGCCAAATGCAAAAGCCACCCCTGACCTGGCGGCATGATGGACGGCCCGCCCTGGGAGATTTAATTGGTTGGACTCAACTCGAAATGTGA